Proteins found in one Perca fluviatilis chromosome 9, GENO_Pfluv_1.0, whole genome shotgun sequence genomic segment:
- the edem3 gene encoding ER degradation-enhancing alpha-mannosidase-like protein 3, which translates to MPAVLFSLMLLGALCSLGHAMSREEKLRLRNQVVEMFDHAYQNYMDHAYPADELMPLTCRGRVRGLEPSRGDVDDALGKFSLTLIDTLDTLVLLNKTTEFEAAVRRVLSDVRLDNDIVVSVFETNIRVLGGLLGGHSMAVMLKEGGQHMQWYQDELLHMAKDLGLRLLPAFNTSSGLPYPRVNLKFGVRGPETRTGTETDTCTACAGTIILEFAALSRFTGDPVFEAHARRALDFLWEKRQRNSNLVGTTINIHSGEWVRRDSGVGAGIDSYYEYLLKAYILLGDDLFLERFNIHYASIMKYISQPPLLLDVHIHKPLLPARTWMDSLLAFFPGLQVLKGDIRPAIETHEMLYQVTKKHNFLPEAFTTDFRVHWAQHPLRPEFAESTYFLYKATGDPYYLEAGRTILDNLNRFARVPCGFAAMKDVRTGSHEDRMDSFFLAEMFKYLFLLFAEAEDLPFDVEDYIFTTEAHLLPLSLSTAPHSSSIPSNRTSEQELDDSNFDWTCPNTRLLFPDPAYPGNLRDPIRSAVDKSCPRPAPYREPGMGRPPLRAQDFMANNPEHLELLRRMGVSLIHLKDGRVQLVQHATQAVSAVAAEDGVRFMQEMMELSSQQQKEQLPPRAIQIVSHPFFGRVVLTAGPAQFGTDLSKSSTGLRGFVTVAEPYSGCTEITNAEYVRGHIALLQRGQCMFAEKARHIQKAGAIGGIVIDDNEGSSSDTAPLFQMAGDGRSTDDITMPLLFLFHKEGNILLEALKEYREVEVLLSDKARDRETIFKGKPLPGILIEGSMDVQEAKEDCLTEATTPTSFEPISQLQESTLELDELAPEEVTPSQGEVSPVGQDTSPVEEVRPPEEEASPAEAEADLAEPKEEKDSEKREEPEGDTDSSSQSVDELMADWREDLEAFQQMEKDEL; encoded by the exons ATGCCAGCTGTACTGTTCTCATTGATGCTACTCGGAGCATTATGCAGCCTCGGACACGCCATGTCACGGGAGGAGAAGCTCAGGTTGAG GAACCAAGTGGTTGAGATGTTTGACCATGCATATCAGAATTATATG gACCATGCATACCCAGCCGATGAGCTGATGCCACTAACATGCAGAGGAAGAGTACGTGGACTTGAACCCAGTCGAGGTGACGTAGACGACGCTCTGGGAAA GTTCTCTCTGACCCTCATAGACACTCTGGATACTCTGGTG CTTTTGAACAAGACGACAGAGTTTGAGGCGGCAGTGAGAAGGGTGCTGTCAGATGTGAGGCTGGACAACGACATTGTGGTGTCGGTCTTTGAAACCAACATTCGAGTCCTTGG CGGTCTGTTGGGAGGGCACTCCATGGCTGTGATGCTGAAGGAGGGAGGTCAACACATGCAGTGGTACCAGGATGAGCTCCTACATATGGCCAAAGACCTGGGTCTCCGACTGCTGCCAGCCTTCAACACCAGTAGTGGCCTGCCCTATCCCAGG GTGAACTTGAAGTTCGGTGTCAGGGGTCCTGAGACAAGAACGGGCACAGAAACAGACACCTGCACTGCGTGTGCAGGAACCATCATCCTGGAGTTTGCTGCCTTGAGTCGCTTCACTGGGGATCCTGTGTTTGAG gctcatgCCCGGAGAGCTCTGGACTTTCTGtgggagaagagacagagaaacagcaaTCTGGTGGGAACCACCATCAACATCCACTCCGGAGAGTGGGTCCGCAGgg ACAGCGGTGTAGGAGCGGGAATTGACTCGTACTATGAATACCTGCTAAAGGCTTACATCCTCTTGGGAGATGACCTGTTTCTGGAGCGGTTTAATATT CACTATGCATCTATAATGAAGTACATTAGCCAGCCTCCACTTCTGCTGGATGTCCACATCCACAAACCTCTGCTTCCCGCTCGCACCTGGATGGACTCTCTGCTGGCCTTCTTCCCTGGACTACAG GTGTTGAAGGGAGATATCCGTCCTGCCATCGAGACTCATGAGATGTTGTATCAAGTTACAAAGAAACACAACTTCCTCCCAGAG GCCTTCACTACTGATTTCAGGGTACACTGGGCCCAGCATCCCCTGAGGCCTGAGTTTGCAGAGAGCACCTATTTCCTTTACAAG GCCACAGGAGACCCGTATTACCTGGAGGCAGGTCGCACCATCCTGGACAACCTCAACCGCTTTGCTCGTGTTCCCTGCGGCTTCGCTGCAATGAAGGACGTACGCACTGGCAGCCACGAGGACAG AATGGACTCCTTCTTCCTTGCTGAGATGTTCAAATACTTGTTCCTGCTGTTTGCTGAAGCGGAGGACTTACCATTTGACGTGGAGGACTACATCTTCACAACCGAGGCCCACCTGCTGCCCCTGTCCCTCTCCACAGCCCCTCACTCTTCTTCTATTCCCTCAAACAGAACG TCAGAGCAGGAGCTGGACGACTCTAACTTCGATTGGACCTGCCCTAACACTCGCCTCCTGTTTCCTGACCCTGCCTACCCTGGTAACTTGAGAGACCCAATCCGTAGTGCTGTGGACAAGAGCTGCCCCCGCCCTGCTCCTTACAG GGAGCCCGGTATGGGCCGTCCTCCCCTGAGGGCTCAGGACTTCATGGCAAACAACCCTGAACATCTGGAGCTGCTGAGGAGAATGGGAGTCAGTCTGATCCACCTGAAAGATGGCAGGGTGCAGCTGGTCCAGCATGCTACACAG GCGGTGAGTGCGGTAGCAGCAGAGGACGGCGTGCGTTTCATGCAGGAGATGATGGAGCTGTCCAGCCAGCAGCAGAAAGAGCAGCTGCCTCCCAGAGCCATTCAGATCGTCTCACATCCATTCTTTGGCAGAGTTGTGCTGACCGCCGGCCCAGCACAGTTTGGCACAGACCTGTCCAAAAGTTCTACAGGG TTACGAGGCTTTGTGACTGTGGCTGAACCCTACAGCGGCTGTACGGAGATTACCAATGCGGAGTACGTCCGGGGCCACATCGCTCTGCTTCAGAGGGGTCAGTGCATGTTTGCAGAGAAGGCCCGACACATCCAGAAGGCTGGCGCCATCGGAGGCATAGTCATCG ATGACAACGAGGGCAGCAGCAGCGACACGGCTCCCCTGTTTCAGATGGCCGGGGACGGCCGCAGCACAGATGACATCACCatgcctctcctcttcctcttccacaAGGAGGGCAACATCCTGTTGGAGGCGCTGAAGGAGTACAGAGAGGTGGAGGTGCTGCTGAGCGACAAAGCCAGAGACAGAG AAACCATATTCAAAGGTAAACCTCTTCCTGGCATCCTGATTGAGGGCA GTATGGACGTGCAAGAAGCGAAGGAAGACTGCTTAACTGAGGCAACAACTCCCACCTCATTTGAACCCATAAGCCAATTGCAAGAGAGCACGTTGGAGCTAGACGAATTGGCTCCTGAGGAGGTTACTCCATCACAGGGGGAAGTCAGTCCTGTAGGTCAGGACACTAGTCCTGTAGAGGAAGTTCGACCACCGGAAGAGGAAGCCAGTCCTGCAGAGGCAGAGGCGGATTTGGCAGAGCCCAAAGAGGAGAAAGACtctgagaagagagaggagccTGAAGGCGACACAGACTCAAGCAGCCAGTCAGTGGATGAACTGATGGCTGATTGGCGAGAAGACTTGGAGGCGTTCCAGCAGATGGAGAAGGATGAGCTCTGA
- the npl gene encoding N-acetylneuraminate lyase: protein MTPSADKKLTGLIAATFTPFTREGEINLLEIGPYIDYLTEKQGVRNIFVNGTTGESMSLSVAERKILAEEWCQKAKGKMDQVIVHVGCMCLKDAQELTRHAAQIRADAIAVIAPSFFKPSNADVLKSFLQEVASVAPTLPFYYYHLPALTGVNVPARDVLDGIEKLIPSFRGVKFSGSDLMDFGRCVSYCQPHWSVLYGVDEQLLAALAMGSHGAVGSTYNYAGCHFNKLISAFENGDLVQARTIQFKVQELLSHAMKLGFDLGVNKQLMNEVSGLCLGPPRLPVMLCPPDRAQSIARKYHSIFPEC, encoded by the exons ATGACCCCTTCTGCTGATAAAAAGCTGACCGGCCTAATTGCAGCCACTTTTACTCCATTTACCAGAGAAGG TGAAATCAATCTACTCGAGATTGGTCCTTATATTGACTACTTGACAGAGAAGCAAGGTGTTCGTAATATATTTG TGAATGGCACCACTGGAGAGAGCATGTCTCTCAGTGTTGCAGAGAGGAAGATCCTGGCTGAGGAGTGGTGTCAGAAAGCCAAGGGCAA AATGGATCAGGTGATTGTGCACGTCGGCTGCATGTGTCTTAAAGATGCCCAAGAACTG ACTCGCCATGCAGCACAGATCAGGGCTGATGCCATAGCAGTTATTGCCCCCTCCTTCTTCAAGCCGAGCAATGCAG ACGTGTTGAAGTCATTCCTCCAGGAAGTGGCTTCAGTTGCCCCAACTCTGCCTTTCTATTATTATCATCTTCCAGCTCTCACCGGTGTTAATG tGCCGGCAAGAGATGTGTTGGACGGTATTGAGAAACTCATTCCCTCCTTCAGAGGTGTGAAGTTCAGTGGGAGTGACCTGATGGACTTTGGCCGGTGTGTCAGCTATTGTCAGCCTCACTGGTCAGTCCTCTACGGCGTGGACGAG CAACTGCTTGCAGCTCTGGCCATGGGAAGCCATGGAGCAGTTGGCAG CACATATAACTATGCAGGGTGTCATTTCAACAAGCTCATATCAGCATTTGAGAATGGCGACCTTGTCCAAGCCAGGACAATACAG TTCAAGGTGCAAGAGCTTCTCAGTCATGCCATGAAACTTG GCTTTGACCTGGGAGTGAACAAGCAGCTGATGAATGAGGTGTCAGGCTTGTGTCTCGGGCCCCCCCGACTCCCTGTGATGCTGTGTCCTCCTGATCGCGCTCAGTCCATCGCACGGAAATATCACAGCATTTTCCCTGAATGCTGA